In the Quercus lobata isolate SW786 chromosome 5, ValleyOak3.0 Primary Assembly, whole genome shotgun sequence genome, one interval contains:
- the LOC115989444 gene encoding uncharacterized protein LOC115989444 encodes MESASVPSNERASTTGSNANSSSVRAKCDPAWDHVTEELKDGRSSYRCIHCGKTYKGGGINRMKRHLAGIKGDVAACMGVPYDVRFQMVENLKEISKSKEQTKKDQEASNYSPLEDSPEFEDVQEITPRGRGLGRGNRSSPSNFPQRSNLGKRKVGDIGNYFAPRTTPGAQPSIKSVLAGKEKKRRVDMAVARWMYDACIPINAVNSSYYQPMFNAVASYGPGYRGPNYHALRVPLLREAKREVQLIVDSHRSYWADTGCTIMADGWTDTRHRTLINFLVYCPKGIIFIRSIDASDLVKDAINLSNLFDEIVNWVGPANIVHLVTDNAANYVAAGRILCGKYRNISWSPCAAHCLNLIFKEIGKMDHVAKLAKRASKITVFIYNHVALQAWLRTRKN; translated from the coding sequence ATGGAATCTGCCTCTGTGCCATCTAATGAACGTGCTTCTACAACTGGGTCTAATGCTAATTCTTCATCTGTGAGGGCAAAATGTGATCCTGCATGGGATCATGTAACTGAAGAGTTGAAAGACGGAAGAAGTAGTTATAGATGTATACATTGTGGGAAAACTTATAAAGGAGGGGGCATTAATCGGATGAAAAGACATCTAGCTGGAATTAAAGGTGATGTGGCTGCATGTATGGGTGTGCCTTATGATGTTAGGTTCCAAATGGTTGAGAATTTGAAggaaatttcaaaatctaaagaacaaacaaaaaaggatCAAGAAGCATCTAATTATTCGCCATTAGAGGATTCACCAGAATTTGAAGATGTCCAAGAAATTACTCCTAGAGGTAGGGGGTTAGGTAGAGGAAATAGAAGTAGTCCTAGTAATTTTCCACAAAGATCCAATCTTGGCAAGAGAAAGGTTGGTGACATTGGTAATTACTTCGCTCCTAGGACAACACCGGGAGCTCAACCTTCTATTAAAAGTGTGCTTGCTGGCAAAGAAAAGAAGCGGAGGGTTGATATGGCTGTAGCTAGATGGATGTATGATGCTTGCATTCCAATTAATGCTGTGAATTCTAGTTATTATCAGCCTATGTTCAATGCTGTAGCTTCTTATGGTCCTGGATATAGAGGCCCAAATTATCATGCCCTTCGAGTGCCTTTGTTGAGAGAAGCAAAAAGAGAAGTTCAATTGATTGTTGATTCTCATCGTTCATATTGGGCTGATACTGGTTGTACAATAATGGCTGATGGGTGGACTGATACTAGGCATAGAACATTGATTAATTTTCTTGTCTATTGTCCTAAAGGTATTATTTTTATACGTTCTATTGATGCTTCTGACTTGGTTAAGGATGCTATTAATTTAAGCAACTTGTTTGATGAAATTGTTAATTGGGTTGGTCCTGCAAATATAGTACATTTGGTCACTGACAATGCTGCAAATTATGTAGCTGCTGGAAGAATTTTGTGTGGAAAATATAGGAATATTAGTTGGTCACCTTGTGCAGCACATTGCCTAAAcctaatttttaaagaaattgggAAGATGGATCATGTAGCTAAACTTGCAAAGCGTGCATCCAAGATCACTGTGTTCATCTATAACCATGTGGCTTTGCAAGCTTGGTTGAGGACTAGAAAAAATTAG